A genomic window from Solanum dulcamara chromosome 11, daSolDulc1.2, whole genome shotgun sequence includes:
- the LOC129873199 gene encoding NAC domain-containing protein 92-like, with translation METMCGFGGQEEEMELPPGFRFHPTDEELITHYLAPKVLDSSFCARAIGEVDLNKVEPWDLPWRAKMGEKEWYFFCMRDKKYPTGQRTNRATEAGYWKATGKDKEIFKSKTLVGMKKTLVFYKGRAPRGEKTNWVMHEYRLDGKYSVHNLPKSAKNECVICRIFKKNSGGKKIPISNLMRNDNSKSSNLPPLMDMSPYNNNTQITTAARSSGETSNSHVTCFSDSVEDQKPQTHHHHPLSNSPVSVDFPKDPSNVVPNQSMAYMENFQYGDSGLMQDNSIMRLLLDNNYGSESKQSLRGYEDHDFNITSTGPVDIDCLWNY, from the exons ATGGAAACTATGTGTGGATTTGGTGGGCAGGAAGAAGAAATGGAATTGCCTCCTGGTTTTCGTTTTCATCCGACTGATGAAGAGCTTATTACACACTATTTAGCCCCAAAGGTTCTTGATAGTAGCTTTTGTGCTAGAGCTATTGGTGAGGTGGATTTGAACAAAGTTGAACCATGGGATTTGCCAT GGAGGGCAAAAATGGGTGAAAAAGAATGGTACTTCTTTTGTATGAGGGACAAGAAATATCCAACAGGACAGAGGACAAACAGAGCCACAGAAGCAGGGTATTGGAAGGCAACAGGCAAAGATAAGGAAATATTCAAGTCAAAAACACTTGTTGGTATGAAGAAAACTCTTGTTTTCTATAAAGGAAGAGCACCTAGAGGTGAAAAAACCAATTGGGTCATGCATGAATACAGATTAGATGGCAAATATTCAGTTCACAATCTCCCAAAAAGTGCCAAG AACGAATGTGTGATTTGCAGAATTTTCAAGAAGAATTCAGGAGGGAAAAAGATACCAATCTCCAATCTCATGAGAAACGATAATTCGAAGTCTTCAAATTTACCACCATTAATGGACATGTCACCATACAACAATAACACACAGATTACAACAGCAGCCAGAAGTAGTGGTGAGACAAGTAATTCTCATGTGACCTGCTTCTCCGATTCCGTGGAGGACCAAAAACCTcaaacacatcatcatcatccgCTGTCTAATTCACCTGTTTCTGTCGATTTCCCAAAAGACCCTTCAAATGTTGTACCAAATCAATCCATGGCCTATATGGAAAATTTCCAGTACGGAGATTCTGGATTGATGCAAGATAACTCGATAATGAGGCTTTTGTTAGATAACAATTATGGGTCAGAATCAAAACAAAGTTTGAGGGGTTACGAGGATCATGACTTCAATATCACTTCAACTGGCCCAGTAGACATCGATTGTCTATGGAATTATTGA
- the LOC129874921 gene encoding casparian strip membrane protein 3-like yields the protein MGASEAGDDSKDSKPNGNRGISFLDFLMRIVAILGTLGSAIAMGLTSNENLPSFEQFIRFKAEYKDLPTFTFFVVANGIVSAYLAVSLVLSILHIVMSGARITRVVLIFFDTVMMAFLTSGASAAAAIVYLAHKGNARANWIAICQHYNSFCDRASGSLVGSFIGVLVFLLLIILSALALSRN from the exons ATGGGTGCTAGTGAAGCTGGAGATGATTCAAAAGATTCAAAGCCAAATGGGAACAGAGGAatttcttttcttgattttcttatgaGAATTGTTGCCATTTTAGGTACCTTAGGAAGTGCAATTGCCATGGGGTTAACATCTAATGAAAATCTTCCCTCCTTCGAGCAGTTCATTAGGTTTAAGGCTGAGTATAAGGACCTTCCTACTTTCAC GTTCTTTGTGGTAGCGAATGGCATCGTTAGCGCGTACCTTGCTGTATCTCTTGTCCTATCCATCTTGCACATTGTGATGAGTGGTGCAAGAATAACTAGGGTGGTCTTGATCTTCTTTGACACG GTGATGATGGCATTTTTAACATCTGGAGCATCAGCTGCAGCAGCCATAGTATATTTGGCACACAAGGGAAATGCTCGTGCTAATTGGATTGCTATATGCCAGCATTACAACTCTTTCTGTGATCGTGCATCTGGCTCTTTGGTTGGATCCTTCATTGGAGTTCTTGTGTTTTTGCTGCTCATTATATTGTCAGCTCTGGCCCTATCAAGAAACTGA
- the LOC129874920 gene encoding pentatricopeptide repeat-containing protein At5g15300 translates to MIKKTITSRSSNLHRQSSLWSKCKDLQSLKQIHALMIINGFNTNRIDLRELIYASAVTFSASIYYAHKLFAQITQPDLFMWNTMLRGSAQSHRPSLAVSVYTQMEKRSIRPDSYTFPFLLKACTKLSWLVSGLTVHGKIVKHGFESNKFSRNTLIYFHANVGDIRIAGQLFDGSAKRDVVAWSALIAGYARRGELDVARTLFDGIPVKDLVSCNVMITGYVKQGKMENARELFDMVPKRDVVTWNAMISGYVLCGENEKALKMYEEMRGAGEYPDEVTMLHLLSACTDSAFLDVGEQIHRSIIEMGAGELSVFLGNALVDMYARCGSIRKAVEVFQGMREKDVSSWNIIILGLAFHGHSEECISLFEDMRRMKYIPNEITFVGVLVACSHAGKVDDGRGYFNMMRTDYNIDPNIRHYGCMVDMLARAGLLNEAFEFINTMEIEPNAIIWRTLLGACKVHSNVELGRYANEQLLKLGREDSGDYVLLSNIYASRDEWDGVERVRRLMDDNGVWKEPGCTSIEADD, encoded by the coding sequence ATGATCAAAAAGACAATAACAAGCAGGAGTTCAAATCTtcaccgacaatcatcactatgGAGCAAATGCAAAGATCTCCAATCCCTAAAGCAAATTCACGCTTTGATGATCATCAATGGCTTCAATACCAATCGCATTGATCTGAGGGAGCTCATTTATGCTTCTGCTGTGACTTTTTCAGCCTCTATTTATTATGCCCACAAGCTGTTTGCTCAAATTACTCAACCAGATCTCTTCATGTGGAATACCATGCTTAGAGGCTCAGCTCAGAGTCACAGGCCTTCTCTTGCTGTTTCCGTTTATACCCAGATGGAAAAACGTTCCATACGTCCGGATAGTTACACTTTTCCGTTTCTACTCAAGGCATGTACCAAGCTTTCTTGGCTTGTTTCTGGCCTTACCGTACATGGGAAAATTGTGAAGCATGGGTTTGAATCTAATAAATTTTCGAGGAATACCCTTATATATTTTCACGCTAATGTTGGAGATATAAGAATTGCAGGACAGCTTTTTGATGGTTCTGCTAAGAGGGACGTTGTTGCTTGGTCTGCTTTGATTGCTGGATATGCGAGGAGAGGGGAATTGGATGTGGCAAGGACGCTTTTTGATGGTATACCGGTTAAAGACTTGGTTTCTTGTAATGTGATGATCACTGGGTATGTAAAGCAAGGGAAGATGGAGAATGCGAGGGAGCTGTTTGATATGGTGCCAAAGAGGGATGTTGTGACTTGGAATGCAATGATTTCTGGATATGTCCTTTGTGGAGAAAATGAGAAGGCGTTAAAAATGTACGAAGAGATGAGAGGTGCAGGGGAATACCCTGATGAAGTCACCATGTTGCACCTTTTATCTGCTTGCACGGATTCAGCATTCTTGGATGTTGGCGAGCAGATACATCGATCAATTATTGAGATGGGTGCAGGAGAGTTAAGTGTTTTTCTTGGTAATGCACTTGTAGACATGTATGCTAGGTGTGGCAGCATTAGGAAGGCAGTTGAAGTGTTTCAAGGCATGAGAGAAAAGGATGTGTCGTCTTGGAACATAATTATCTTAGGATTAGCTTTTCATGGTCATTCTGAAGAATGTATCTCTCTTTTTGAAGATATGAGGAGAATGAAGTATATCCCTAATGAAATTACTTTTGTTGGTGTATTAGTTGCTTGTAGTCACGCTGGTAAAGTTGATGATGGCCGAGGATATTTCAACATGATGAGAACTGACTACAATATTGACCCAAACATAAGGCACTATGGGTGTATGGTGGATATGCTAGCACGTGCAGGACTATTGAATGAAGCGTTTGAATTCATAAACACTATGGAGATTGAACCTAATGCTATTATATGGAGAACACTGCTAGGAGCTTGTAAAGTTCATTCCAATGTCGAGCTGGGAAGGTATGCTAATGAGCAGCTACTTAAATTGGGAAGGGAAGACAGTGGGGACTATGTCTTACTGTCTAATATCTATGCTTCGAGGGATGAATGGGATGGTGTTGAAAGGGTGAGGAGGTTGATGGATGACAATGGGGTTTGGAAAGAACCTGGTTGTACTTCAATTGAGGCTGATGATTAA
- the LOC129875006 gene encoding transcription factor MYB16-like codes for MGRSPCCDKVGLKKGPWTPEEDQKLLAYIEEHGHGSWRALPAKAGLQRCGKSCRLRWTNYLRPDIKRGKFTLQEEQTIIQLHALLGNRWSAIATHLPKRTDNEIKNYWNTHLKKRLVKMGIDPVTHKPKNDALLSNEGQSKNAANLSHMAQWESARLEAEARLARQSKLRSNRFQNLLTSQEFTAPSPSSPLSKPVVGPARCLDVLKAWNGVWTKPMNEVSVESAHGDISVTEALARDLESPTSTLGYFENAQHISSSGIGGNSTVLYEFVGNSSGSSEGGIMNNKESEEEWKGFGNLSTGHLPEYNKDVINENSISFTSGLQDLTLPMDTTWTAESLRSNTEQISPANFVETFTDLLLSNSGDGDLSEGGGTESDNGGEGSGTINASENCEDNKNYWNSIFNLVNNPSPSDSAMF; via the exons ATGGGTCGATCTCCATGCTGTGATAAAGTTGGGCTGAAAAAAGGACCTTGGACACCCGAAGAAGATCAAAAACTCTTAGCTTATATCGAAGAACATGGTCATGGTAGCTGGCGCGCATTACCTGCCAAAGCTG GACTTCAAAGATGTGGAAAGAGTTGCAGGCTCAGGTGGACTAATTACCTAAGGCCTGATATTAAGAGAGGAAAATTCACTTTACAAGAAGAACAAACCATCATTCAACTTCATGCTCTCTTAGGGAATag GTGGTCGGCCATAGCTACTCATTTACCTAAACGAACAGATAATGAGATCAAAAATTATTGGAATACGCATCTTAAGAAACGATTAGTGAAAATGGGAATCGACCCGGTGACCCACAAGCCCAAGAATGATGCTTTGTTGTCCAACGAAGGTCAGTCGAAGAACGCGGCTAATCTTAGCCACATGGCTCAGTGGGAAAGTGCCCGACTAGAAGCCGAAGCTAGACTCGCTAGACAATCCAAACTCCGGTCTAATAGATTCCAAAATTTACTCACTTCTCAAGAATTTACAGCCCCTTCACCTTCTAGTCCTCTTAGCAAACCCGTTGTGGGCCCAGCACGTTGTCTCGACGTGCTGAAAGCTTGGAACGGTGTTTGGACCAAGCCAATGAATGAAGTTTCCGTCGAGAGTGCTCATGGTGACATTTCAGTCACGGAAGCACTCGCGAGGGACTTGGAATCTCCTACTTCAACACTAGGCTATTTCGAAAATGCACAACATATTTCATCATCAGGAATTGGAGGAAATTCTACAGTTTTGTATGAATTTGTTGGAAATTCATCAGGGTCTAGTGAAGGTGGAATTATGAATAATAAGGAAAGTGAAGAAGAATGGAAGGGATTTGGAAACTTATCAACAGGACATTTGCCTGAATACAATAaagatgttattaatgaaaattcaaTTTCATTCACATCAGGACTACAAGATTTGACTCTACCAATGGACACAACATGGACAGCAGAGTCTCTAAGGTCAAATACAGAGCAAATTTCCCCTGCTAATTTTGTGGAGACATTTACTGATCTATTGCTTAGCAATTCAGGGGACGGGGATTTATCGGAGGGCGGCGGCACGGAATCCGATAACGGAGGGGAAGGTAGTGGCACTATAAATGCTAGTGAGAACTGTGAAGATAACAAGAATTactggaatagtatttttaaCTTAGTGAATAATCCTTCCCCATCTGATTCAGCAATGTTCTAA